In Pseudomonas sp. R76, one genomic interval encodes:
- a CDS encoding RNA methyltransferase — protein MGNKRYSCIGLYNPKSPENVGSVMRAAGCYGVASVFYTGVRYERARDFITDTKKVHHDIPLIGIDDLKKILPLGCIPVAVELVEGARPLPEYTHPDRALYIFGPEDGSLDKEIRDWCEDVVYIPTTGCMNLAATVNVVLYDRLAKGNNTRSGPKY, from the coding sequence GTGGGCAATAAACGCTACAGCTGCATCGGTCTGTATAACCCCAAATCCCCCGAAAACGTTGGTTCGGTGATGCGTGCCGCCGGCTGCTACGGCGTGGCCTCGGTGTTCTACACCGGCGTGCGCTACGAGCGCGCCCGGGACTTCATCACCGACACCAAGAAAGTCCACCACGACATTCCGCTGATCGGCATCGACGACCTGAAAAAGATCCTGCCGCTGGGCTGTATCCCGGTCGCCGTGGAACTGGTCGAGGGCGCCCGCCCGCTGCCCGAATACACTCACCCGGACCGCGCGCTGTACATCTTCGGCCCCGAAGACGGCTCGCTGGACAAAGAGATCCGCGACTGGTGTGAAGACGTGGTGTACATCCCGACCACCGGCTGCATGAACCTCGCCGCCACCGTCAATGTGGTGCTCTACGACCGCCTGGCCAAGGGCAACAACACCCGTTCGGGCCCCAAGTACTGA
- a CDS encoding YajD family HNH nuclease, translating into MSSTNPPSHTAKLDRILADAQRDREMGYRDKALKMYPHVCGRCAREFAGKRLSELTVHHRNHNHDDNPQDGSNWELLCLYCHDNEHSRYTDQQYFGEGSTSSPTIAKATHNPFAALAGLMKKDD; encoded by the coding sequence ATGAGCTCGACCAACCCGCCCTCCCACACCGCCAAGCTGGACCGCATCCTCGCCGATGCCCAGCGCGACCGGGAAATGGGCTACCGCGACAAAGCCTTGAAGATGTACCCGCACGTGTGTGGCCGCTGCGCCCGTGAATTTGCCGGCAAACGCTTGAGCGAGCTGACCGTACACCATCGCAACCACAACCATGACGACAACCCCCAGGACGGCTCCAACTGGGAGTTGCTCTGCCTGTACTGCCACGACAACGAACACTCGCGCTACACCGACCAGCAGTATTTCGGCGAAGGCTCCACCAGCAGCCCGACAATTGCCAAGGCCACGCACAACCCGTTTGCGGCGTTGGCGGGGTTGATGAAGAAGGACGACTGA
- a CDS encoding ParB/Srx family N-terminal domain-containing protein produces the protein MRLYTWTVALLFSVLAAHAQAFSTPKPGQVIEVALEQLHPTQAVVGFDQIYYSLGLFADKPAKVFDEYCETNGQGDADKVPKDADLLRPASFNCQSPVGTHPDEMKTVVVGPGGQLYLTDGHHSFTTLWEVPGGGPQLKMWVKVTDDFSNSPDMATFWQRMETARKVWLKDNHGKTLAPQQLPAHLGFKNLQDDTFRSLVYFTRKAAYGKPDDGAVAPEFLEFYWGNWLRSQIDLSAFNLNKKGGYKDAIQAVAQRMVSLAPGSQVGDSGFTAHQLGGMSQLDQAELKKTFEKKVPYVIDYRKSRN, from the coding sequence ATGCGTTTATACACCTGGACCGTAGCGCTGCTCTTCAGCGTCCTGGCGGCTCACGCTCAAGCGTTCTCCACCCCCAAACCCGGCCAGGTCATCGAGGTTGCCCTCGAACAACTGCACCCGACCCAGGCCGTGGTAGGCTTCGACCAGATTTATTACAGCCTGGGGCTGTTCGCCGACAAACCCGCCAAGGTCTTCGACGAGTACTGCGAAACCAACGGCCAGGGCGACGCCGACAAGGTGCCCAAAGACGCCGACTTGCTCCGCCCCGCCAGTTTCAACTGCCAAAGCCCGGTGGGCACCCACCCCGACGAGATGAAAACCGTGGTGGTCGGCCCCGGCGGCCAGTTGTACCTGACCGACGGTCACCACAGCTTCACCACCTTGTGGGAAGTGCCCGGCGGCGGCCCACAGTTGAAAATGTGGGTCAAGGTGACCGATGACTTCAGCAATAGCCCGGACATGGCCACCTTCTGGCAGCGCATGGAGACCGCGCGCAAGGTCTGGCTCAAGGACAATCACGGCAAAACCCTGGCACCGCAGCAACTGCCGGCGCACCTGGGCTTCAAGAACCTGCAGGACGACACCTTCCGCAGCCTGGTGTATTTCACCCGCAAAGCCGCCTACGGCAAACCGGACGATGGCGCCGTTGCGCCGGAGTTTCTGGAGTTTTACTGGGGTAACTGGCTGCGCTCGCAGATTGACCTGAGCGCCTTCAACCTGAACAAGAAGGGCGGCTACAAGGACGCTATCCAAGCCGTTGCCCAGCGCATGGTCAGCCTGGCGCCGGGCTCGCAGGTGGGTGACAGCGGTTTCACCGCCCATCAGTTGGGCGGCATGAGCCAGTTGGATCAAGCTGAGCTGAAGAAGACCTTCGAGAAAAAAGTGCCGTATGTGATTGATTACCGCAAATCCCGGAATTAA
- a CDS encoding spermidine synthase translates to MKRFVLLDTTPIPDNGGALCLFEYGEDFVIKIQGGDGGQLMNTRMHGSEDALAEIPCRKVAGRPGSRLLIGGLGMGFTLASALKHLGKTAEVVVAELVPGVVEWNRGPLGEKSGRPLLDPRTVIRLEDVAKVLQAEPQGFDAIMLDVDNGPEGLTQKANSWLYSAGGLAACAKALRPKGVLAVWSASADKLFSDKLRKAGFKAEEVQVFAHGNKGTRHTIWIAEKLKG, encoded by the coding sequence ATGAAACGTTTCGTTCTGCTCGACACTACTCCGATCCCCGATAACGGCGGTGCCTTGTGCCTGTTCGAATACGGCGAGGATTTTGTCATCAAGATCCAGGGCGGTGACGGCGGCCAGTTGATGAACACGCGCATGCACGGTTCCGAAGACGCGCTGGCGGAAATTCCCTGCCGCAAAGTCGCCGGCCGCCCGGGTTCGCGGTTGCTGATCGGCGGGTTGGGCATGGGCTTCACCCTGGCGTCGGCGCTCAAGCATTTGGGCAAGACCGCCGAAGTGGTGGTCGCCGAATTGGTGCCTGGCGTAGTGGAATGGAACCGTGGGCCACTGGGCGAAAAATCCGGCCGCCCGCTGCTCGACCCGCGCACGGTGATTCGCCTGGAAGACGTGGCGAAAGTGCTGCAGGCAGAGCCTCAGGGCTTTGACGCGATCATGCTCGACGTGGACAACGGCCCCGAAGGCCTGACGCAAAAAGCCAACAGCTGGCTCTACTCCGCCGGCGGCCTGGCCGCCTGCGCCAAGGCCCTGCGGCCCAAGGGCGTGTTGGCCGTGTGGTCGGCGAGTGCCGACAAGCTGTTCAGCGACAAACTGCGCAAGGCCGGTTTCAAGGCTGAGGAAGTGCAGGTGTTTGCCCATGGCAATAAAGGCACTCGGCACACGATTTGGATTGCTGAAAAGCTCAAGGGCTGA
- a CDS encoding cyclic nucleotide-binding domain-containing protein produces MPLPTLMNNEIRDMLMDCGLFDPLLPEDFHVAAGFFNISSIARDEVIFLEGDAGTFMCIIHSGQVAVQKTNHDGQRLTIATLRSGRAFGEMAVLDGERRSASCIAASDCVLLNLGKDSLEKMLNEAPRVAAKIIRAIAIALSKRLRMADGQLLSQQF; encoded by the coding sequence ATGCCATTACCGACGTTAATGAACAATGAAATCCGCGACATGCTCATGGACTGCGGCCTGTTCGATCCCTTGTTGCCGGAAGACTTTCACGTCGCCGCCGGTTTCTTCAATATCAGCAGCATTGCCCGCGACGAGGTGATTTTCCTCGAGGGCGATGCCGGCACCTTCATGTGCATCATCCACAGCGGCCAGGTGGCCGTGCAGAAAACCAACCACGACGGCCAGCGCCTGACCATCGCCACCCTGCGCAGTGGCCGGGCCTTCGGCGAAATGGCGGTGCTCGATGGCGAACGGCGTTCGGCCAGCTGCATCGCCGCCAGTGATTGCGTGCTGTTGAACCTGGGCAAGGATTCCCTGGAAAAAATGCTTAACGAAGCGCCCAGGGTTGCCGCCAAGATCATCCGCGCCATCGCGATTGCCTTGTCTAAGCGCCTGCGCATGGCCGACGGGCAATTGCTGTCACAACAGTTTTAA
- a CDS encoding S9 family peptidase, whose product MPSSTHITAAPIARKAEGQDPYAWLQQRDTPEVLDYLKAENAWQEAQLADQQALRETLFEEIKGRILETDLSLPSPWGPYLYYTRTTAGDEYARHYRCRRPADDSNTVDDSSEELLLDPNVLANGGFFSLGAFSISPDHQRLAYSLDTSGEEIYTLFVKELATGKVSELEFEDCDGSMTWANDSLTLFFTELDDTHRPHKLYRYRLDGTAAQEVFHEPDGRFFLHCYRSSSERQLLLALGSKTTSEIWALDADQPHLDFACLAPRVEDHEYDVDHGQLDGEWTWFIRSNRDGINYALFVAADTGSVPTEDQWHNLIPHSDEVMLDGVSLNASAMTLSLRIGGLPVIEVHPQDVQAYRVELPDAAYSLYVQNSLEFSSDKIRLRYEALNRPAQVRQLDLASGAQVVLKETPVLGVFNADDYVSQRLWATSADGTQVPISLVVKRDQLGKPTPLYLYGYGAYGHSLDPWFSHARLSLLDRGVAFAIAHVRGGGELGEAWYRNGKQEHKQNTFSDFIACAEHLIAAGLTTSRQLAISGGSAGGLLIGAVLNQRPDLFQAAIAEVPFVDVLNTMLDPELPLTITEYDEWGNPEEPQVYERIKAYAPYENVSAQAYPATLVIAGYNDSRVQYWEAAKWVAKLRDTKTDDNLLLLKTELGAGHGGMSGRYQGLRDVALEYAFVFKALGLV is encoded by the coding sequence ATGCCTTCATCGACCCACATCACTGCCGCCCCGATTGCCCGCAAGGCCGAAGGCCAGGACCCGTACGCCTGGCTGCAACAGCGTGACACGCCTGAAGTCCTCGATTACCTCAAAGCCGAAAACGCCTGGCAGGAAGCGCAACTCGCCGACCAGCAGGCGCTGCGGGAAACCCTGTTCGAAGAGATCAAGGGCCGCATTCTCGAAACCGACTTGTCCCTGCCCTCGCCGTGGGGCCCGTACCTGTATTACACACGCACCACCGCCGGTGACGAATACGCCCGCCACTACCGCTGCCGCCGCCCCGCGGATGACAGCAACACTGTGGACGACAGCAGCGAAGAACTGCTGCTCGACCCTAACGTACTGGCCAATGGCGGCTTTTTCTCCCTGGGCGCGTTCAGCATCAGCCCCGACCACCAGCGCCTGGCCTACAGCCTGGACACCAGCGGGGAAGAGATTTACACCCTGTTCGTGAAGGAATTGGCCACCGGCAAAGTCAGCGAGCTGGAGTTCGAGGACTGCGACGGCAGCATGACCTGGGCGAATGACAGCCTGACCCTGTTCTTCACTGAGCTGGACGACACCCATCGCCCGCACAAGCTCTATCGCTACCGCCTGGATGGCACGGCGGCGCAGGAAGTGTTTCACGAGCCTGACGGACGTTTCTTCCTGCATTGCTACCGTTCCAGTTCCGAGCGCCAGTTGCTGTTGGCCCTGGGCAGCAAGACCACCAGCGAAATCTGGGCACTCGACGCCGACCAGCCACACCTCGACTTCGCCTGCCTGGCGCCACGGGTAGAAGACCACGAATACGACGTGGACCACGGCCAGCTTGACGGCGAGTGGACCTGGTTTATCCGCAGTAACCGCGACGGCATCAACTACGCGCTGTTCGTCGCCGCCGACACCGGCAGCGTGCCCACCGAAGATCAATGGCACAACCTGATCCCGCACAGCGACGAGGTGATGCTCGATGGCGTGAGCCTCAACGCCAGCGCGATGACCTTGAGCCTGCGCATCGGCGGCCTGCCGGTGATCGAAGTGCACCCGCAGGACGTACAAGCCTATCGCGTGGAACTGCCTGACGCCGCCTACAGCCTTTACGTACAGAACAGCCTGGAATTTTCCAGCGACAAGATTCGCCTGCGCTACGAAGCCCTGAACCGCCCGGCCCAGGTGCGCCAACTTGACTTGGCCAGCGGCGCGCAAGTGGTGCTCAAGGAAACCCCGGTGCTGGGCGTGTTCAACGCCGACGACTACGTCAGCCAACGCCTGTGGGCCACCTCCGCCGATGGCACCCAAGTGCCGATCAGCCTGGTGGTCAAACGCGACCAGCTCGGCAAGCCGACGCCGCTGTACCTCTACGGTTATGGCGCCTACGGCCATAGCCTCGACCCGTGGTTCTCGCATGCACGCTTGAGCCTGCTGGACCGCGGCGTAGCGTTTGCCATCGCGCATGTACGCGGCGGCGGTGAACTGGGTGAAGCCTGGTATCGCAACGGCAAGCAGGAACACAAACAGAACACCTTCAGCGACTTCATCGCCTGCGCCGAGCACTTGATCGCTGCAGGCCTGACCACCTCCAGGCAGCTGGCGATCAGCGGTGGCAGCGCCGGTGGTTTGTTGATCGGTGCGGTGCTTAATCAGCGCCCGGACCTGTTCCAGGCAGCGATTGCCGAAGTGCCGTTCGTCGACGTGCTCAACACCATGCTCGACCCCGAGCTGCCGCTGACCATCACCGAGTATGACGAGTGGGGTAACCCTGAAGAGCCCCAGGTGTACGAACGCATCAAGGCCTACGCGCCGTACGAGAACGTCAGCGCCCAGGCCTACCCGGCCACGCTGGTTATCGCCGGCTACAACGACAGCCGCGTGCAGTACTGGGAAGCGGCCAAGTGGGTGGCCAAACTGCGTGACACCAAGACGGACGACAACCTGCTGCTGCTCAAGACCGAATTGGGCGCCGGCCATGGCGGGATGAGCGGTCGTTACCAGGGATTACGTGACGTAGCGCTCGAATATGCATTTGTGTTCAAGGCGCTGGGGCTGGTTTAA
- a CDS encoding MFS transporter codes for MVAGIAAETRKSRYHSRLFAYLAMDTMTENDYLTAWGLYAFAALGCLLVWWRMTRWIWRWLREPLQLLMAVLLFSPTIVDPVKTQFAPAVAITALDLVLHVGNNAWRAISDLFMYTMIAFGVYIVFVLIRWPIERAATARRERKAAADAALAAEPVDEDDEPFRRPAPTSGMRVEPRL; via the coding sequence ATGGTGGCAGGCATTGCAGCCGAGACACGCAAAAGCCGTTATCATAGCCGCCTGTTTGCCTACCTTGCCATGGACACCATGACCGAGAACGACTATCTGACCGCTTGGGGCCTTTACGCCTTCGCCGCTTTGGGCTGCCTGTTGGTGTGGTGGCGCATGACCCGCTGGATCTGGCGCTGGCTGCGCGAGCCGCTGCAGTTGCTGATGGCGGTGCTGCTGTTCAGCCCGACCATCGTCGACCCGGTCAAGACCCAGTTTGCGCCGGCCGTGGCGATCACCGCGTTGGATCTGGTGCTGCATGTCGGCAATAACGCCTGGCGGGCCATCTCCGATCTGTTCATGTACACGATGATCGCCTTTGGCGTGTACATCGTGTTTGTGTTGATCCGCTGGCCCATCGAGCGCGCCGCCACTGCCCGCCGTGAGCGCAAGGCCGCTGCCGATGCGGCCCTGGCCGCCGAGCCGGTGGACGAAGACGACGAGCCATTCCGTCGCCCGGCGCCCACCAGCGGTATGCGGGTCGAACCGCGCCTTTAA
- a CDS encoding class II glutamine amidotransferase, translated as MCELLGMSANVPTDIVFSFTGLMQRGGRTGPHRDGWGIAFYEGRGLRLFQDPAASCESEVALLVQRYPIKSEVVIGHIRQANVGKVSLANTHPFVRELWGRNWCFAHNGQLADFNPRATFYRPVGDTDSEAAFCDLLNRVREAFPEPVEIEQVLPDLIAACAEYRSKGVFNCLLSDGDWLFCYCSTKLAQITRRAPFGPARLKDVDVIVDFQAETTPNDVVTVIATEPLTDNENWTRYEPGQWSLWRRGECVSQGITE; from the coding sequence ATGTGTGAATTATTGGGCATGAGTGCCAACGTCCCCACCGACATTGTGTTCAGCTTTACCGGGCTGATGCAGCGGGGCGGGCGTACCGGCCCTCACCGCGACGGTTGGGGCATTGCCTTCTATGAGGGCCGTGGCCTGCGTCTGTTCCAGGACCCGGCCGCCAGCTGCGAGTCGGAAGTCGCGCTGCTGGTGCAGCGTTACCCGATCAAAAGTGAAGTGGTGATTGGCCATATCCGCCAGGCCAATGTGGGCAAGGTCAGCCTGGCCAACACCCACCCGTTCGTGCGCGAACTGTGGGGCCGCAACTGGTGTTTTGCCCACAACGGCCAACTGGCGGACTTCAACCCGCGCGCCACGTTCTACCGGCCGGTGGGCGATACCGACAGCGAAGCGGCGTTCTGCGACCTGCTCAACCGGGTGCGCGAAGCCTTCCCGGAGCCGGTGGAGATCGAGCAAGTGCTACCGGACCTGATCGCCGCCTGCGCCGAATACCGCAGCAAAGGCGTGTTCAACTGCCTGCTCAGCGACGGCGACTGGCTGTTTTGCTACTGCTCGACCAAACTCGCGCAGATTACCCGGCGCGCACCGTTTGGCCCGGCGCGCTTGAAAGATGTCGACGTGATCGTCGATTTTCAGGCCGAGACCACGCCAAATGATGTGGTTACGGTGATCGCCACCGAGCCGCTGACCGACAACGAAAACTGGACCCGTTACGAACCGGGCCAATGGAGCCTGTGGCGACGCGGTGAATGCGTCAGCCAGGGCATTACCGAGTAA
- a CDS encoding DUF2937 family protein yields the protein MLLSYLRLVLFAIGLLVGVQVPGFINDYAKRVEAHLIEAQTGLSGFETTARQFFNGDLKALVAHYRASDDPVFQSDANSLGSMLDRQVALDKQFQAMQGPWYIRALQVAVAADPAIRLETWNGYSYQILLTPEAMGWGLGGAMLLSFGIECLFRLIDWVVLGGKRLRQSRPIEERDLKGL from the coding sequence ATGCTGCTCAGTTATCTGCGGTTGGTGCTGTTTGCGATTGGCTTGTTGGTCGGTGTGCAAGTGCCGGGGTTTATCAACGACTACGCCAAGCGCGTCGAAGCCCACCTGATCGAGGCCCAGACCGGCCTCAGCGGGTTTGAAACCACCGCGCGGCAGTTCTTCAACGGTGATTTGAAGGCGCTGGTGGCGCATTACCGCGCCAGCGATGACCCGGTGTTCCAGAGCGACGCCAACAGCCTGGGCAGCATGCTTGATCGCCAGGTCGCGTTGGACAAGCAGTTCCAGGCCATGCAAGGCCCGTGGTACATCCGCGCGTTGCAAGTGGCGGTGGCCGCCGACCCGGCGATTCGCCTGGAAACCTGGAATGGCTACAGCTACCAGATTCTGCTGACGCCTGAGGCCATGGGCTGGGGCTTGGGCGGGGCGATGCTGTTGTCGTTCGGCATCGAATGCCTGTTCCGCTTGATCGACTGGGTGGTGTTGGGCGGCAAGCGCCTGCGTCAGAGCCGGCCGATTGAAGAGCGAGACCTCAAAGGCCTTTGA
- a CDS encoding LysR family transcriptional regulator: protein MNLKFLETFVWVAKLKSFRLTAEKLFTTQASISSRIAVLESELGVKLFLRDSRGVSLTPEGLKVLDYAEQMMVTMQGLKQSLETTSSKVGRIRIGAMDTVIHTWLSPLVAELMDHFPLVEIELVADTALNLSDQLQKGFLDLILQTDLLRLETVRSLELASHPMAWIVASHSIYNRDYASLAEVARERIITYSKNSHPHQDVLSLMQANGVAAPRMNCVNSVSAITRLLRDGFGIGALPPVLVMEELARGELVMLPMAQKLPNLQVVVSWRVGVELVEEIVGLCQKVVARYAEEVGEEHMLLTKPD from the coding sequence ATGAATTTGAAGTTCCTCGAAACCTTCGTCTGGGTGGCCAAGCTCAAGAGCTTTCGCCTGACCGCCGAGAAGCTGTTCACCACCCAGGCCTCGATTTCCAGCCGCATTGCGGTGCTGGAAAGCGAGTTGGGTGTGAAGCTGTTTCTGCGCGACTCACGTGGGGTGAGCCTGACCCCGGAAGGCTTGAAGGTGCTCGATTACGCCGAGCAGATGATGGTGACCATGCAGGGTTTGAAGCAGTCCCTGGAGACCACCAGCAGCAAGGTCGGGCGGATTCGCATCGGGGCGATGGACACCGTGATTCACACCTGGCTCAGCCCGCTGGTCGCCGAATTGATGGACCACTTCCCGCTGGTAGAAATCGAGTTGGTCGCCGATACCGCGCTGAACTTGAGCGATCAACTGCAAAAAGGCTTCCTCGACCTGATCCTGCAAACCGACCTGCTGCGCCTCGAAACCGTGCGCAGCCTGGAACTGGCCAGCCACCCGATGGCCTGGATCGTCGCCAGCCATTCGATCTACAACCGCGACTACGCCTCCCTCGCCGAAGTGGCCCGTGAGCGCATCATCACCTATTCGAAAAACTCCCACCCGCACCAGGACGTGCTGAGCCTGATGCAGGCCAACGGCGTGGCCGCGCCGCGTATGAACTGTGTGAATTCGGTGTCGGCGATTACGCGCTTGCTGCGTGATGGCTTCGGCATAGGTGCACTGCCGCCGGTGCTGGTGATGGAAGAATTGGCGCGCGGGGAACTGGTGATGTTGCCGATGGCGCAGAAACTGCCGAATTTGCAGGTGGTGGTGTCGTGGCGTGTGGGCGTGGAGTTGGTGGAGGAGATTGTCGGGCTGTGCCAGAAGGTGGTGGCAAGGTATGCCGAAGAGGTCGGCGAAGAGCACATGCTACTGACGAAACCGGATTGA